GAAAATGGAACTGTACTTTTTAAAGGCAGTATTCATAAATTTTGGAACTCCCTAAATCAATGTATAGCACCAAATTTTAAAATGCACAATTACACAGGATATAATGGTAATTTATTTACACTAAAAAATGTAAACGAAGTATTTAAACACTTAGAAAAATTGTTTGGTTGCAAACTTCAACAAATGCTAATTAGAAGCATAGAGTTCGGAATTAATTCAGATGTTAATTTCAACCCTAACAAATTCTTAACAGGTTTGTTGTTTCACATAGGGAAGCCTTTTGAAAGTCAGTATAACCGAACGTACTTTGAAGCAATACACCAAAAATATAAAATCAAGATTTATAATAAATCCTATCAATTTAAAATGCCAAATAATGTATTACGATTTGAGATAAAATATTTCAAGATGTGTGAATTAAAAAAAATAGGCATTTACACTTTACAAGATATTAATAGTAAAACCATATTAGAGGTATGCTCCATTATTTTAAAACGATTTGATGAGGTCATTTACTTTGACAAATCAATATCAAAAAAACAATTAACTAAAAATGAAAAAGAACTATCAAAAAACTATTCAAATATTAATTATTGGATTGACGATTTAAAGGCTATTCACAGACATAGACACAAAAAACGACTTAAAGAACTTATTGCAAAACACTCAAAAAATTTGCACCAACAAATCAAAGAAGATTTACTTAAAAAGTGTGTAATAATTAACCAAGTAACAAAAGATGGTTTTGTGTAATAATTAACCTTTTAATTATAGAGTTATTGATTACACATTTTAACAAACTAAAATAGATTAAAATAGTTATGGCAAACACAACAGGAAAAAAGTTTGGAGGACGTAAAAAAGGTACACCAAACAAAACAACCAAAGAGATAAGAAATGCTTTTCAGTTGATAATTGATAAGAACCTCAACAATATAGACAAGTGGTTAAACGAAATCGCAGAAACAAATCCTAAAAAAGCAATAATTCTAAATATATCAAATATGTATTATCAAAATTAAATACCATTAAAATTGAAAATAGCCAAAAAGACGACTATAAAAATATGTCAGACGAGGAACTTGAATACTGATTTAAAAGGTGGGAATTTGAATAAAAACAATAGATTAGACCGTATTTATAAACAACTACGCCCGGGCGCACGTGCGCACGTAATATAACAAATAAGATGTTTAGTATGATTTTTAATTATTGTTGACAATTAACCAAATAGGTTTATAACTAAAATATTCAATATCTTTGAAGTCGGAATAAAACGGATCAAGACTAATTGTTGTGTTTTAGGCAAAAATTTGTGTTAATCTGAACAGGAAGAATTCTACATTTTTAACACCTCTAAACTGCGCTCTAAAGGCTTTAATCTTAGCATTAAAAGATTCAGCAGAAGCATTTGTACTCCGATTGATAAAATAATTGAGTATTGACCGATAATTTATAGAAATTGTATTTGCTATTGTATTAAAAGCTTTAAAACCAGATTTTTCTACATCATTATACCAATGTGCTAGTTTTGTATATGCAATTTGTATTGATTTAGCTGTATTGAATATATTTCTAAGGCTCTGATTTAAGTTAAAAGCCTTTTGAATATCAGGATATTTTTCAAAAAGTATTTTGCTTCTTAGATATTGATTTTGTGTCCATTTTTCAGGAGATTTATAGAGTAAATATCTACTTCTAGCTAAGAGTTGTTTTCTAGTGTCCCCATTGTCAAATATCTCAGGTTGATACTCTTTACCTTTTGTTTTTGCTAACTTGATTAGGTCATTTTCTAGGTCTATTGCATTCCATCGATGTTTTATTCTAATATCTTGTAGCGCTTCTAGAGCTAGTTTTTGCACATGGAATCTATCAGTTACTTGTATGGCCTTAGGGAAACATGTTTTGGCTATATTTTTCATAGAGTTCGCCATATCTAGTGTAATTTCTTTGACTTTGTTTCTTTTTTTAGAGGATATTTTAAGTAACTGTTCTATAATGGGTTCTATCTTAGTGCCTGCAAAAACCCCTACAATAGCTCCTTTTTTACCTTTGGCTTTTTTATTGGTAATAATGGTGTA
This window of the Flavobacteriaceae bacterium genome carries:
- a CDS encoding DDE transposase, giving the protein MGRFYGVDGKKLGRQYRDYLSEFKQWKQKKHAKEWHVFPENIGAYLSIDETALSKGELYTIITNKKAKGKKGAIVGVFAGTKIEPIIEQLLKISSKKRNKVKEITLDMANSMKNIAKTCFPKAIQVTDRFHVQKLALEALQDIRIKHRWNAIDLENDLIKLAKTKGKEYQPEIFDNGDTRKQLLARSRYLLYKSPEKWTQNQYLRSKILFEKYPDIQKAFNLNQSLRNIFNTAKSIQIAYTKLAHWYNDVEKSGFKAFNTIANTISINYRSILNYFINRSTNASAESFNAKIKAFRAQFRGVKNVEFFLFRLTQIFA